The genomic region GCACGCCCGGCACGATGCCGTCCTGCGTGGCGGTGCGGAAATAGGCGCCATCGGCGCCGAGCTTGACCACCACCAGTTCCACGCCGCGATCGAGGTAGAAGGCGGCGATGTCGCGCGGCCGCTCGTAGCCGGTCAGGATCAGGCCTTCATTCAGCCCCGGCAGCACCCAGTGCGCCTGCGCGGCCATGTGGTTGATGCGCTCCACCATGACGTCGCGGCTCGGCCAGAGCGAGGGGCGGAGATTGGGATCGTAGGACACCTTGCGCCCGAGCCGTGCCATCTGCGTCATGGCGTGCAGGGCGAATTCCAGGTTGGCGGGCGAGAGCGCCGCGGCGACGCCGGTCGCGTGCAGCAGGCGGGCGCCGCCGAAATAGGCCGGGTCGTATTCCGCCACGTTCAACTGGCTCGCCGCCGCGCCCTTGCGGCAGTAGTGGATGGCGGGGTCGCTGCCATCGAGGGTCTTGCCCTTGAACATCATCCCGGTCGGCCGGGTCGGGTCGTCGGTCACGTGGGAACAGTCCACGCCCTCGGCGGCCAGGGTCGCGCGGATGAAGCGGCCGAACGGATCGCAGCCCAGCCGGCTGACCCAGCCAACCCGCAGGCCGAGGCGCGCCAGCCCGACGGCCACGTTGGTCTCGCAGCCAGCCATGCGCCGGGTGAAATTCTCGACACTGGCCAGGTCGCCGGGAGTCTCGGCAACGAACAAGGCCATGGCCTCCCCGAAAGTCACGACATCCAGCTCTGTCATTGTCATTTTCTTTGTCCGGACCGGCCCTTTATGAAACCGGTTTCACAGACATGACAATAATCCCGCCCCTTGCTTCGTCATTGATTCAAATCAATGCCTCGTGGTTGGCGGCACTGCCAGGGTCGGCAGAAGAATCATGTGCAAAAACAAGATTCTAAGCATTGCCACCGGCCACCACTTGCGATTTGCGACAGGCCGGCCAGAAAGCGACGCCATCACCTCTCCTGACCGCAATCCCCGCTTTCGCGCCCCGGCCCTGGCAACGTATCTCCTGCCGATGGACATGCCGGAACGGTGCCACGGCCGGCTCGCGCCGGTGAGGAAGGAATGGGTGTGACGCAAGACCTGCAGCAGACCGGCGGCTCGCCGGACCAGGAAGGATCATTCCACACGCATCGCCCCGGCAATGATCCCGGCACGGGCCGACCGGCGCGCGTCGAGATCTTCTATTTCGATGC from Rhodovastum atsumiense harbors:
- a CDS encoding sugar kinase; the encoded protein is MTMTELDVVTFGEAMALFVAETPGDLASVENFTRRMAGCETNVAVGLARLGLRVGWVSRLGCDPFGRFIRATLAAEGVDCSHVTDDPTRPTGMMFKGKTLDGSDPAIHYCRKGAAASQLNVAEYDPAYFGGARLLHATGVAAALSPANLEFALHAMTQMARLGRKVSYDPNLRPSLWPSRDVMVERINHMAAQAHWVLPGLNEGLILTGYERPRDIAAFYLDRGVELVVVKLGADGAYFRTATQDGIVPGVRVEKVIDTVGAGDGFAAGLISGLLEGESIEEAVMRGNRVGAFAIQVIGDMDGLPTRMQLGVPELV